In one window of Ruminococcus albus AD2013 DNA:
- a CDS encoding calcium-binding protein, whose amino-acid sequence MKKTKRIIASVLALTLTMGCAVPAFAATDPYEDYDAKTDIEGAVAIVKGIVDPLAAGQKFADDPTITDQANEYAGFIDGVYDALKDPFDILKYIAGFKEYYDKYEEYKETGYVSISREYVSENFDEQASIVMTKEDYEDLTANPEKYELHFINGEAVIYRDGLVYGLENRPDALQGDIFVEITVAQACEILKRMDKIFMAVNTRNEALQQIEDFMTEHGYWNIVEDEIVIKPSNGEYITPYNAGSGSDTYKIQKGSGYVYIGDYCERNSGDEDTIIFDYDTSDTHFALYRDGGDLYILDVENETLVFVDDYFENSLSRVENIQFSSDITLEYKDVIKLVNKIKGTAEDDELTGYKESTVIWGEEGNDTITADGGDEYYIHAGSGDNTITASNGNDIIISENGNDYITISRERNRLFTSENPGYNVIISGKGDDTINLDGNNIVVAGEGNDIINSGFGDDVFVYYYGDGDDKITDSVNAWSNGGTDVIYFADLTPDDVYVRRENGFTFYVKGDKKGSVNIPGTYQNGASKYREPIEYVAFKDGTVWNLHDYLEQTRYVEDTTYFIGKDSFGYIITGTDDDDTYYTANGDDYIVPGKGNDYVNAGGGTDTFVFNRGDGHDIFDESNGGSYPASGEDTVFFADINSDEVHVTRFGNKITIKVNDSDDAVELPGIYQSGLSGPLHPIEKAKFADGVEWTFLEMLKMACVEGTDGDDDFIVVDETPAIYCGKGNDKIRGKEFDDVYIYNLGDGHDIVRDYTVWGRSYDEIRFGKGITSDMLCVKVDGNEAVMSIPNTEDSVTITKGEIELFTFVDGTKLDESEIFAKAADHHYSETPECVWTNNEGNYSAKFVFVCSDCGAKVSYAAEVECEEGDDGVKVYTAKAAVAGKEYTDTYKYSPSAYKSPDVTFEKGTNAVKITWTEAVGAEKYAVCGYVSGKWQMIAQGNGTSYVLKNLKTGTNYKIAVAVMVNGEWKMDSYKAITVTTLEEVTAKYPAVENINYNEQYHQFRLSWTKVNGASQYGVAVKIAGKWKVYAYTDANTTTFTSPKLKAGSTYEMVICAKVNGKWDTSNLNARAFKVTVK is encoded by the coding sequence ATGAAAAAGACAAAAAGAATAATTGCATCCGTGTTAGCGCTGACGCTGACGATGGGCTGTGCAGTACCTGCTTTTGCGGCAACAGATCCCTATGAAGATTATGATGCAAAAACAGATATTGAAGGTGCGGTGGCGATAGTTAAAGGTATAGTTGATCCTTTGGCTGCGGGCCAAAAATTTGCCGATGATCCTACTATCACAGATCAGGCTAATGAGTACGCAGGTTTTATAGACGGTGTGTACGACGCACTTAAAGATCCATTTGATATACTGAAATATATAGCTGGTTTTAAAGAGTATTACGACAAATATGAAGAATACAAGGAAACAGGATATGTAAGTATCAGCAGAGAGTATGTAAGCGAGAATTTTGATGAGCAGGCTTCCATAGTTATGACAAAGGAGGACTATGAGGATCTTACTGCAAATCCTGAAAAATACGAGCTTCATTTCATCAATGGAGAAGCTGTGATTTACCGTGACGGACTTGTATATGGTCTTGAAAACAGACCTGATGCTCTCCAGGGAGATATATTTGTGGAAATAACTGTCGCTCAGGCGTGTGAGATACTCAAGCGTATGGACAAAATATTTATGGCAGTAAATACACGAAATGAAGCCCTTCAGCAGATAGAGGATTTCATGACAGAGCACGGCTACTGGAACATTGTGGAAGATGAAATAGTTATAAAGCCTTCTAATGGCGAGTACATCACCCCCTACAATGCAGGTTCGGGCAGCGATACATACAAGATACAGAAAGGCAGCGGTTATGTATATATCGGCGATTACTGTGAGCGCAATTCGGGTGACGAGGATACGATAATATTCGACTATGACACATCGGATACTCACTTTGCCCTTTACCGTGACGGTGGTGATCTGTATATACTTGATGTTGAAAACGAAACTCTCGTATTTGTTGATGACTACTTTGAAAACTCGCTGAGTAGGGTAGAGAATATACAATTCAGTTCTGATATCACTCTTGAATATAAGGACGTAATCAAGCTGGTAAACAAAATTAAGGGCACAGCTGAGGATGATGAGCTGACTGGCTATAAAGAGTCTACCGTTATCTGGGGCGAAGAAGGAAATGATACCATTACAGCCGATGGCGGCGATGAATACTATATCCACGCAGGCAGCGGTGATAACACTATTACTGCTTCTAACGGCAATGACATTATTATTTCTGAAAATGGAAACGATTACATTACTATATCGCGTGAAAGGAACAGGCTGTTTACTTCGGAAAATCCCGGATATAACGTTATAATCAGCGGTAAAGGTGATGATACCATAAATCTTGACGGCAATAATATAGTTGTTGCAGGCGAGGGCAATGATATCATAAACAGCGGTTTCGGTGACGATGTATTCGTATATTACTATGGTGACGGCGATGACAAGATAACAGATAGTGTGAACGCATGGTCAAACGGAGGAACAGATGTTATCTATTTTGCAGACCTTACTCCCGATGATGTATATGTTCGCAGAGAGAACGGCTTTACTTTCTATGTAAAGGGCGATAAGAAGGGTTCTGTAAATATACCCGGTACTTATCAGAACGGTGCTTCAAAGTACAGGGAGCCTATCGAGTACGTGGCATTCAAGGACGGTACTGTATGGAATCTACACGATTACCTCGAACAGACCAGATATGTAGAGGATACTACCTACTTCATTGGCAAGGATTCCTTTGGATATATTATAACAGGAACAGATGACGATGATACTTACTATACTGCAAACGGTGATGATTATATTGTTCCCGGCAAGGGCAACGATTACGTAAATGCAGGCGGCGGTACCGATACCTTTGTATTCAACCGCGGTGACGGACATGATATATTTGATGAATCTAACGGTGGTTCATATCCTGCCAGCGGAGAAGACACTGTTTTCTTTGCAGATATCAATTCCGATGAAGTTCATGTGACCCGGTTTGGCAATAAAATTACCATAAAGGTCAACGACTCCGATGATGCAGTTGAACTGCCCGGTATATATCAGTCGGGATTATCCGGTCCTCTTCACCCTATCGAGAAGGCTAAGTTCGCTGACGGCGTCGAGTGGACATTCCTTGAAATGCTGAAAATGGCATGTGTAGAGGGTACTGACGGTGATGATGATTTCATAGTAGTTGACGAAACTCCTGCTATTTATTGTGGCAAGGGCAATGATAAGATACGCGGCAAGGAATTTGATGACGTGTATATCTATAACCTCGGTGACGGACATGATATTGTCAGGGATTACACCGTGTGGGGACGTTCTTACGATGAGATACGCTTCGGCAAGGGAATAACATCCGATATGCTGTGTGTAAAGGTTGACGGAAATGAAGCAGTTATGTCCATACCCAATACCGAAGATTCCGTCACCATTACAAAGGGCGAGATCGAGCTCTTTACTTTCGTGGACGGAACAAAACTGGATGAGAGCGAGATCTTCGCAAAGGCAGCCGATCATCACTACTCCGAAACACCTGAATGTGTATGGACAAATAATGAAGGCAATTACTCTGCAAAATTCGTGTTCGTATGCTCCGACTGCGGTGCAAAAGTAAGCTATGCAGCAGAAGTAGAGTGCGAAGAAGGCGATGACGGTGTTAAGGTATATACCGCCAAAGCGGCTGTTGCGGGCAAAGAGTATACCGACACATACAAGTATTCACCCTCGGCTTATAAGTCCCCTGATGTAACTTTCGAGAAGGGCACAAATGCTGTAAAGATCACATGGACAGAAGCAGTGGGCGCTGAAAAGTACGCTGTATGCGGCTATGTAAGCGGCAAGTGGCAAATGATCGCTCAAGGTAATGGAACTTCCTACGTTCTGAAAAACCTGAAGACCGGAACTAACTATAAGATAGCAGTTGCTGTTATGGTTAACGGCGAGTGGAAGATGGATAGTTACAAAGCGATAACTGTAACAACTTTGGAAGAAGTTACAGCTAAATATCCTGCAGTTGAAAATATCAATTACAACGAGCAGTATCACCAGTTCAGACTCAGCTGGACAAAGGTAAATGGCGCATCCCAGTACGGTGTCGCTGTTAAGATCGCAGGCAAGTGGAAAGTATACGCATATACCGATGCCAATACCACAACATTTACATCTCCCAAGCTGAAAGCGGGCAGCACATACGAAATGGTGATATGTGCTAAGGTTAACGGCAAGTGGGACACTTCAAACCTTAATGCAAGAGCATTCAAAGTCACTGTAAAGTGA
- a CDS encoding McrB family protein — MAKNIILYGPPGTGKTYRLQSLMNKYIDYIIDDKQIADAYHKDSKDWILVTLVLLQNNGRMKTSEIQHKIDSLKLGVSVNAASVLEKHNTLPAPIPDLREQPRIFKNMNTNEWYVDFFRVQQARPDFVKTFIDSAKISKRYNFVTFHQSYSYEDFIEGIRPEYVKATNSIDYSPKPGVFKLMCEEAEQHPEKEYAFFIDEINRGNISEIFGELISLIELDKRAGETGALSAVLPYSKTVFTVPSNISIYGTMNTADRSIDQIDIALRRRFKFEPMLPDADIIASELELRGIDASNIEGVDLIKLFNTLNNRIELLLDSQHLLGHALFIGVTNAEDIANALRNSVIPLLEEYFFDDIQKIQLVFNDLDDTGELRDDAIYEHITLEADSFFSYMGDYMIDDKKHYHVKETITADIIKHIYE, encoded by the coding sequence ATGGCTAAGAATATCATATTGTACGGTCCTCCTGGAACGGGGAAAACATACAGATTGCAGTCTTTGATGAATAAATATATAGACTATATAATTGATGATAAGCAGATTGCTGACGCATATCATAAGGATTCAAAAGATTGGATTTTAGTTACATTGGTTCTTTTACAGAACAATGGAAGAATGAAAACTTCTGAAATTCAGCATAAGATTGACTCATTAAAGCTTGGCGTATCTGTAAATGCAGCTTCTGTACTTGAAAAACATAATACTTTGCCTGCTCCCATTCCTGACCTTAGAGAACAACCAAGAATTTTTAAGAACATGAACACCAATGAATGGTATGTGGACTTTTTCAGAGTTCAGCAGGCTCGTCCTGATTTTGTAAAAACATTCATTGATAGTGCCAAAATTTCAAAGCGATACAACTTTGTTACATTTCATCAATCATATTCTTATGAAGACTTTATTGAAGGAATACGCCCTGAGTATGTAAAAGCGACAAATTCTATTGATTATTCTCCAAAGCCCGGCGTGTTTAAGTTAATGTGTGAGGAAGCTGAACAGCATCCTGAAAAGGAATATGCTTTCTTTATTGATGAAATCAATCGTGGAAACATATCGGAGATTTTTGGAGAGCTTATCAGCTTGATTGAACTTGATAAACGTGCAGGAGAAACAGGAGCGTTATCGGCTGTTCTGCCTTATTCCAAAACTGTTTTCACTGTTCCATCAAACATCAGTATTTATGGAACTATGAATACCGCAGACAGGTCAATTGATCAAATTGATATAGCATTAAGAAGAAGGTTTAAATTTGAGCCGATGCTTCCAGATGCGGATATTATAGCAAGCGAACTTGAATTAAGGGGCATAGATGCAAGTAATATAGAAGGCGTTGATTTGATCAAGCTATTCAACACACTCAACAACAGAATCGAGTTACTCCTTGATTCTCAGCATCTTCTCGGACACGCTCTGTTTATTGGCGTTACAAACGCAGAAGATATAGCCAATGCTTTAAGAAATTCTGTTATTCCATTGCTAGAGGAATACTTCTTTGATGACATTCAAAAAATACAGCTTGTGTTTAATGATCTTGACGATACAGGTGAGTTGCGTGATGATGCAATTTATGAACATATAACGCTTGAAGCAGATTCGTTCTTCTCCTATATGGGCGATTATATGATTGATGATAAGAAGCACTACCATGTAAAGGAAACAATAACCGCTGATATTATTAAGCATATTTATGAATGA
- a CDS encoding RNA polymerase sigma factor yields the protein MNDKELLQLLKSNTQQGLAQTVMQYSAYVHKIAYTRLCDVCTREDIEEAVSDIFLIFYELGKKNGFDMRSVRAMLMVIAKRHCINVFHRQCKQEEMLDYDDLENTIAEDNSENSDLIDAIKQLGEPDEQIFIRKYYLGEKNKDIAKDLGMNISTLNMKLSRGLKKLKKILEEGV from the coding sequence ATGAATGATAAAGAACTGCTGCAATTGCTGAAAAGCAATACGCAACAAGGACTTGCACAGACTGTAATGCAGTATAGTGCTTATGTACATAAGATAGCTTATACACGGCTTTGTGATGTATGCACCAGAGAGGACATCGAAGAAGCTGTAAGTGATATCTTTCTTATTTTTTACGAACTGGGTAAGAAAAACGGCTTTGATATGCGCTCGGTGCGTGCGATGCTTATGGTGATAGCAAAACGTCACTGTATAAATGTATTTCACCGACAGTGCAAACAGGAAGAAATGCTTGACTATGATGATCTGGAAAATACTATCGCAGAAGACAACAGCGAAAATTCCGACCTTATAGATGCCATAAAACAGCTGGGCGAACCTGATGAACAGATATTTATACGCAAATACTATCTTGGCGAGAAAAACAAAGACATCGCCAAAGACCTTGGCATGAATATCAGCACACTGAATATGAAACTATCTCGCGGACTGAAAAAACTAAAGAAAATATTAGAGGAGGGTGTGTAA
- a CDS encoding WYL domain-containing protein: MNIFSEIYGTYFRITAKLLEKELTDEKTVRETVMREGFKDTLLFLPQKLIPGSESTGLFKRTEDGKLQRITKNAPVKLLTGIQKSWLKAKLADPRIRLFMDEDVISALNEKLGNIPPLYREEQFRYTDRFADSDDYHDEEYISHFRTALKAVKRRSIVYIDFISGHGNHMRGIFVLLKLEYSPKNDKFRAYCYLLRNGRIKSSGIINIGRITEITDTGRVFRTPVSIDEYFQSRKCSEPAVIRVTTERSGVERFMMEFAAYEKHTVRDTQTGEYTVELWYDEQDETEVLIRLLSFGPVIEIMGPAHLREQARQRIRKQYEYIKNSDMNSTLEES; the protein is encoded by the coding sequence ATGAACATATTCAGTGAGATATACGGTACATATTTCAGGATAACTGCAAAACTGCTTGAAAAGGAACTGACCGATGAAAAAACTGTCAGAGAAACTGTGATGCGTGAGGGGTTCAAGGATACTCTGCTTTTTCTTCCGCAGAAGCTTATCCCGGGCAGTGAAAGTACTGGACTTTTTAAGCGCACCGAAGACGGTAAACTTCAGCGGATAACCAAAAATGCGCCTGTAAAACTTCTTACAGGCATACAGAAAAGCTGGCTAAAAGCAAAGCTTGCCGACCCTAGGATAAGGCTTTTTATGGACGAAGATGTTATCTCGGCGCTGAATGAAAAACTCGGGAATATTCCTCCGCTTTACAGAGAAGAGCAGTTTCGGTATACCGACCGATTTGCCGACAGTGACGATTATCACGACGAGGAATACATAAGTCATTTCCGTACTGCACTGAAAGCGGTAAAACGCAGGAGTATAGTGTATATCGACTTCATTTCGGGACACGGAAATCACATGAGGGGAATATTCGTGCTGCTGAAGCTTGAATACTCTCCCAAAAATGATAAATTCAGAGCCTACTGCTATCTTCTCAGGAACGGCAGGATAAAGAGCAGCGGCATAATCAATATCGGGCGTATAACCGAAATAACCGATACAGGCAGGGTATTCAGGACGCCTGTATCCATTGATGAATACTTTCAAAGCCGAAAATGCAGTGAACCGGCTGTCATTAGAGTTACAACGGAGCGCAGCGGTGTGGAACGCTTCATGATGGAATTCGCAGCCTACGAAAAGCACACTGTCAGAGATACACAGACGGGTGAATATACAGTCGAACTGTGGTATGATGAGCAGGACGAAACAGAGGTTCTGATACGTCTGCTGAGTTTTGGTCCCGTTATAGAGATAATGGGTCCCGCTCACCTCAGAGAGCAGGCACGACAGCGCATAAGGAAACAGTATGAGTATATCAAAAATAGTGATATGAACAGTACACTTGAAGAGAGTTAG
- a CDS encoding DUF6809 family protein, with the protein MKNILDELYDYDLFHLTEIEDMDGSYKAALDRLVKAEAELKKAYPDNDEILDEYQSADIELHNLSNRNEFRKGFKVGAQLVLEMIKPIK; encoded by the coding sequence ATGAAAAATATTCTCGATGAACTTTACGACTATGACCTGTTCCACCTGACCGAAATTGAGGATATGGACGGTTCATACAAGGCAGCCCTCGACAGACTTGTCAAGGCAGAAGCCGAACTGAAAAAAGCCTATCCCGATAATGACGAAATCCTCGATGAATACCAGTCAGCGGACATTGAACTGCACAACCTCTCCAACCGCAATGAGTTCCGCAAGGGCTTCAAGGTCGGCGCACAGCTTGTCCTTGAAATGATAAAGCCTATTAAGTGA
- a CDS encoding McrC family protein → MDTIVIKEYDELHIKDKRDITKNAISKEDAISLQSIIMDEEPVFKWGFKKLIAQHWVGTISLGDLNIEILPKLYGSVSEEQLRTVLTRMILVSHQKPSAREIPGSTKLDKNSLIEILIDTFLSSLEKYVQEGLRHSYKKIEKNINRVKGTIVFNKQFSRNLLKPAKFWCRYSMFTADNEINQFFKLCLNTMNIVSNDPCNKRRIKYLLPTFSDFTTINKEKALLKDITFNSTNQNAEESYTYGKLFLKSIFSTLNAGNTPINMMLFDMNALFELFIFRVTRIVYKNRVSYQMRGNYLLERDSDGKKHIALRPDITIKVDNDSYSVIDTKWKIPKTFSKESDVYQMNSYSTSIDKVREIILLYPLVYNKRMIDDYHFIDSNGIKRPLKIRTIDLMKCLEWRTFLNEFPQYIL, encoded by the coding sequence ATGGATACTATTGTTATTAAAGAATATGATGAACTCCACATCAAAGATAAAAGAGATATAACCAAGAATGCTATCTCAAAAGAAGATGCCATATCGCTTCAAAGTATCATTATGGATGAAGAACCTGTCTTTAAATGGGGATTCAAAAAACTGATCGCTCAGCATTGGGTAGGTACAATCTCTTTAGGTGATTTGAATATAGAAATCTTACCCAAGCTATATGGTTCTGTTTCAGAAGAGCAGTTAAGAACAGTTCTCACAAGAATGATATTGGTATCACATCAAAAACCATCAGCAAGAGAAATACCTGGCTCAACAAAACTGGATAAAAACTCTTTGATCGAGATATTGATAGATACGTTTTTATCCTCTCTTGAAAAATATGTTCAAGAAGGATTACGGCATTCATATAAAAAGATTGAAAAGAATATCAACCGAGTAAAGGGTACAATAGTATTCAACAAGCAGTTTAGTAGGAATCTCCTAAAGCCTGCAAAATTCTGGTGCCGATATTCCATGTTCACTGCCGACAATGAAATCAATCAGTTTTTTAAGCTATGTCTAAACACTATGAATATTGTCAGTAATGATCCATGTAATAAACGTCGTATTAAATATCTGCTCCCTACATTTTCCGATTTTACAACAATAAACAAAGAAAAAGCGTTGCTAAAGGATATAACTTTCAACTCTACTAATCAGAACGCCGAGGAATCATATACCTACGGCAAGCTGTTCCTCAAAAGCATTTTCAGCACTCTTAACGCAGGAAATACGCCTATTAACATGATGCTCTTTGATATGAATGCCTTATTCGAGTTGTTTATTTTCAGAGTGACACGAATAGTGTATAAAAATCGAGTATCATATCAAATGCGGGGCAACTATTTGTTGGAACGTGATTCAGATGGGAAAAAGCATATTGCTTTACGTCCGGATATAACAATCAAAGTTGATAATGATAGTTATTCTGTCATAGATACAAAGTGGAAGATTCCTAAAACTTTTTCAAAAGAGTCGGACGTTTATCAAATGAACTCTTACTCGACAAGCATTGATAAAGTGAGAGAGATAATATTGCTATATCCCTTAGTTTATAACAAGAGAATGATTGATGATTACCACTTCATTGATAGCAATGGCATTAAGAGACCACTCAAAATAAGAACCATTGATTTAATGAAATGTTTGGAATGGAGAACTTTTTTGAATGAGTTTCCCCAATATATCTTATAA
- a CDS encoding TrlF family AAA-like ATPase: protein MALAKWYKIDFHTHTPASNCFGDKSVTPIQWLTAAKDAGLDAVVITDHNSVGFISKIDEIQKSDDSKVDIKVFYGIELCVSADFTHMIIIFDDKLSVTRIEDTVISLGLKRDDWADTTKSITEDQLKSLCNELRGQIFVIPAHFASEKGLGQSNINEIKKYKEFVTFPAIEVRTSEDVREYNNKVRNDAILPAALITGSDNPSDKNASVHSIEGFGKAFTWVKMSELTFEGLRQVFLDYEHRCINYLQLQEMGIEYDPNTITHNYVEGINLSGFSHIEDIKMRFSPYLNCIVGGRGTGKSTLVESIRCGLDSSKLLSECALIDNTLQEGGTIETFFDFGSTEKYGVKCIRSKKNKSFTYENETGEVDNPPEFKIDFYGQKDIYNLIDQEKSDSTDKSPLLKMIDEIIQSKLYSTTDEISKAVSELLRLSSEYLDIVKKTKDLASIKTEITKDESLLSRFKASGLEEKRKRYECIDQGIKLTRKNALNYKQYLQTIIDSFRQKSNEYGLTLARLSDDKKLNADAIILIDSLLKSCDTIIDTLLTEQQTIDTQINTFESANIHDKKLELESEYLELVNTVKVTGVENIQTIQNRLQENRQRKTELEALQEQSKILLEQLKTQIDQFVSKLFELTQKRKDAIDEIKTEGIKISIMPISNIVKWKNCLQKEFGRTTFEEDFMKISEYILCKENNYENYKAFLLSILTSEENIINNISAELSLQPRFVTLWKDKALNGTLSSLVNVIPEDKIEIKIIQDTEEIDINAGSPGQKCAALLTLILNIGDNPLIIDQPEDDLDNSLIYNLVVKSIREMKNRRQIIIVTHNPNIPVLGDAEGIIILERNKKGKVDFRGRKKAGCIEEKLIRTGICEIMEGGEAAFKKREEKYHTY from the coding sequence ATGGCATTAGCCAAATGGTATAAAATAGATTTTCACACTCATACACCTGCCAGCAATTGTTTTGGTGATAAAAGTGTTACGCCTATTCAATGGCTTACTGCAGCCAAAGATGCGGGCTTGGATGCTGTTGTTATAACCGATCATAATTCGGTGGGATTTATTTCCAAGATAGACGAAATACAAAAAAGTGATGATTCTAAAGTTGACATAAAAGTATTTTATGGTATAGAATTGTGCGTTTCGGCAGATTTCACCCATATGATCATTATTTTTGATGATAAATTAAGCGTTACACGAATAGAAGATACAGTTATATCATTAGGATTAAAACGTGATGATTGGGCTGATACCACTAAAAGCATAACGGAAGACCAATTAAAAAGCCTATGTAATGAATTACGAGGACAAATATTTGTTATTCCAGCTCACTTTGCTTCTGAAAAAGGACTTGGACAAAGTAATATTAACGAGATTAAAAAATATAAAGAATTTGTTACATTTCCAGCAATCGAAGTGCGTACAAGCGAAGACGTTCGTGAGTATAATAATAAAGTCAGAAACGATGCTATTTTGCCAGCTGCATTGATTACCGGATCGGATAATCCGTCAGATAAAAACGCCAGTGTTCATTCAATAGAAGGATTTGGTAAGGCTTTTACATGGGTTAAAATGTCTGAACTCACATTTGAAGGGTTACGTCAAGTGTTTCTTGATTACGAACACCGTTGCATTAATTATTTACAATTGCAGGAGATGGGGATTGAATATGACCCTAATACAATAACCCATAATTATGTGGAAGGAATAAATTTGTCAGGATTCTCTCATATAGAAGATATTAAAATGAGATTCTCACCTTATCTTAATTGTATTGTTGGAGGACGTGGAACAGGAAAGTCTACATTAGTTGAATCTATAAGATGTGGTCTTGATTCGTCAAAACTTTTGTCAGAATGCGCCCTTATCGACAATACTCTACAAGAGGGTGGAACAATTGAAACGTTCTTTGATTTTGGTTCAACCGAAAAATACGGAGTAAAGTGTATAAGATCGAAGAAAAACAAGAGTTTTACATATGAAAACGAGACAGGAGAAGTTGATAATCCTCCCGAGTTTAAAATAGATTTTTACGGTCAGAAAGATATTTATAATCTAATTGATCAAGAAAAAAGTGATTCTACAGATAAAAGTCCGTTACTTAAAATGATCGATGAGATTATTCAGTCAAAGCTTTATTCAACCACAGACGAAATATCCAAAGCGGTATCTGAATTATTAAGACTATCTTCTGAATATCTTGATATAGTAAAGAAAACCAAGGATTTAGCATCGATTAAAACCGAAATAACTAAAGACGAGTCATTACTTAGTCGATTTAAAGCAAGTGGGCTAGAAGAAAAAAGAAAGAGATATGAATGTATTGATCAAGGCATAAAGCTTACAAGAAAAAACGCTTTGAATTACAAACAATACTTACAAACCATTATTGATTCTTTTCGTCAAAAAAGCAACGAATATGGGCTGACACTTGCACGCCTATCAGATGATAAAAAGCTTAATGCAGATGCTATAATTTTAATCGATAGTTTGCTAAAATCATGTGATACAATTATAGATACATTACTAACCGAGCAACAGACAATTGATACTCAAATTAACACATTTGAATCTGCCAATATTCATGATAAAAAACTGGAGTTAGAGAGTGAATACTTAGAGTTAGTTAATACTGTAAAAGTAACCGGAGTAGAAAATATTCAAACTATTCAGAATAGACTACAAGAAAACCGTCAGCGTAAAACTGAACTAGAAGCTTTACAGGAGCAAAGTAAAATACTCCTTGAACAGTTAAAAACTCAGATTGATCAATTTGTTTCAAAATTATTTGAACTCACTCAAAAACGTAAAGACGCTATCGATGAAATCAAAACAGAAGGCATTAAGATATCAATAATGCCTATTTCTAATATTGTTAAATGGAAGAATTGCTTACAAAAGGAATTCGGAAGAACCACATTTGAAGAAGATTTCATGAAAATATCGGAGTATATCCTTTGCAAAGAAAACAACTATGAAAACTACAAGGCGTTTCTTTTGTCGATTCTAACATCAGAAGAAAATATAATTAACAATATAAGCGCAGAGTTGAGCTTACAACCGAGATTTGTCACACTATGGAAAGATAAGGCACTAAACGGAACATTATCCTCCCTAGTCAATGTTATTCCAGAGGATAAGATTGAAATCAAAATCATACAAGATACTGAGGAAATTGATATTAATGCTGGTTCTCCTGGACAGAAATGTGCAGCTTTATTAACTCTTATTTTGAATATAGGTGATAATCCTCTGATAATCGACCAACCTGAAGACGATTTGGACAACAGTTTGATTTATAATCTTGTTGTAAAATCAATCAGGGAAATGAAAAATAGAAGACAAATCATAATTGTTACTCATAATCCTAACATACCTGTTTTGGGTGATGCAGAAGGTATCATCATATTAGAAAGAAACAAAAAGGGAAAAGTCGATTTTAGAGGAAGGAAGAAGGCTGGATGTATTGAAGAAAAGCTGATTCGCACAGGTATATGTGAAATAATGGAAGGTGGAGAAGCAGCTTTCAAAAAGAGAGAAGAAAAATATCATACCTATTAA
- a CDS encoding helix-turn-helix domain-containing protein → MTIGSTIRQLRQEQDITQEQLAEALGITSRAVSQWECDRTTPDISQLPALANFFDVTF, encoded by the coding sequence ATGACAATAGGTTCAACTATCAGGCAACTCAGACAGGAGCAGGATATCACACAAGAACAGTTAGCCGAAGCACTTGGCATAACATCAAGGGCGGTGAGCCAGTGGGAGTGCGACAGAACGACCCCGGATATATCTCAGCTTCCCGCCCTTGCGAATTTCTTTGATGTAACTTTTTAA